A window of Syntrophorhabdaceae bacterium contains these coding sequences:
- a CDS encoding UPF0182 family protein, with translation MIRRYSKIILIAAIIIFFMFFSQLISLYVEWLFFNETGYRIVFQTIISTQIITGLIFGIISFIWLFFNIILTMRTPLPTIDIMLLGATRLTANLQNLNRFFKIAGVIISIVIGVISTLWGSKVWNQAIIFHNAVNAGMNDPILNKDIGFYLFKLPMLEIINSFAGFILFVSLCLVAVSYILRGALLFNRNRVYIGEYAKKHMALLGGLFILKIALGFYLDTFGLLYSQHGVIFGAGYADIYGKLFALRILIISTVIISIVFAVSLIKGKIKILAYSIAGLVFIYIVGFAIYPALLQNLRVSPNELAMEKPFIEHHIKMTRLGYDLQGINVRPFDVSYNLTSTHIQRNQTTINNIRLWDETPLYKTFAQLQQIRTYYKFNSIDDDRYMINNRYQQVMLSARELSYGDLPSKSWINEKFVFTHGNGVAMSYVNRITREGLPEFIIKDIPPSSVVDLKITLPEIYYGEMTQDYVITRTKIPEFSYPTSDGNTYTSYKGTGGVKLDSLFKKVVFSIFFKSAKIVLSSEITPESSILFNRDVTDRIQKIAPFLMLDSDPYVVISKEGKLYWIVDAYTVSSMLPYSKPLKNRINYMRNSVKAIVDAYNGTVTFYIMKTKDPVIDVYKNIFPGMFKTIDDMPTDLKEHIRFPRDLFKVQAAMYGTYHMEDPKVFYNKEDLWEIPVHSDKKIEPYYLIMKLPEEKKEEYVLLMPYTPAKRDNLAAWLAARCDGEHYGRLVVYTFPRDRLIFGPRQIDARIDQDSYISQQLTLWGQRGSQVIRGRLLIIPIESSLLYIQPLYLAAEDKGGLPELRRVIVAYENEVVMEENLEQCLNRLFGSKRAPASINDTKREDVVIKKKDLSELSKEAMRIFEKAKEMQRQGNWAGYGEELKRLEAILKQMALK, from the coding sequence ATGATTCGAAGATATAGTAAAATTATATTAATTGCTGCTATCATAATATTTTTCATGTTTTTTTCTCAATTAATAAGCCTTTATGTAGAATGGTTATTTTTTAACGAGACTGGCTATAGAATTGTATTTCAAACCATTATATCCACACAGATTATCACTGGTCTTATATTTGGAATCATTTCATTTATATGGCTCTTTTTCAATATCATCTTAACCATGAGAACACCCCTTCCTACTATAGACATCATGCTTCTCGGTGCCACAAGACTAACTGCAAACCTTCAAAATCTTAACAGATTTTTTAAAATTGCAGGGGTAATCATATCTATCGTGATAGGGGTAATATCAACCTTGTGGGGCTCAAAGGTATGGAATCAGGCAATCATATTTCATAACGCTGTCAATGCTGGTATGAATGACCCGATTCTCAATAAGGATATTGGTTTTTATTTATTTAAGCTGCCCATGCTGGAGATCATAAACAGCTTTGCAGGTTTTATCCTCTTTGTATCCCTGTGTCTTGTGGCAGTATCATATATCCTGAGGGGTGCACTTTTGTTTAATCGTAATAGGGTCTATATAGGCGAGTATGCAAAGAAACACATGGCTCTTTTAGGTGGATTATTCATATTAAAGATTGCTTTGGGATTTTATCTGGACACATTCGGTCTGCTCTATAGCCAGCATGGTGTTATCTTCGGTGCCGGATATGCTGATATATACGGCAAACTATTTGCCCTCAGAATACTTATTATATCCACTGTAATAATCTCTATAGTTTTTGCTGTATCTCTAATAAAGGGAAAAATCAAGATATTGGCATATTCTATTGCCGGTCTTGTATTTATTTATATAGTGGGTTTTGCCATCTACCCTGCCCTGCTCCAAAATCTGCGGGTTTCTCCCAATGAGCTTGCCATGGAAAAACCCTTTATTGAACACCACATAAAGATGACAAGGCTCGGATACGACCTTCAGGGCATCAATGTCCGACCCTTTGATGTGTCTTATAACCTTACATCTACCCATATTCAGAGAAACCAGACAACCATCAATAATATAAGGCTCTGGGATGAAACACCCCTCTATAAAACCTTTGCACAACTACAACAGATAAGGACTTATTACAAATTCAACAGTATAGATGATGACAGATACATGATAAACAATAGATATCAACAGGTCATGCTTTCTGCGCGAGAGCTATCATATGGCGACCTACCGAGCAAATCATGGATAAATGAAAAATTTGTCTTTACTCATGGCAATGGAGTAGCCATGAGCTATGTAAATAGGATTACAAGGGAAGGGCTCCCTGAATTTATTATAAAGGATATACCACCGTCATCCGTTGTAGACCTAAAAATAACACTGCCCGAGATATATTATGGTGAGATGACACAAGATTATGTCATTACCAGAACAAAGATACCTGAATTTAGCTATCCCACATCAGATGGTAATACATATACATCATACAAAGGCACAGGAGGGGTTAAACTCGACTCTCTTTTTAAAAAAGTAGTATTCTCCATCTTTTTTAAATCAGCAAAGATCGTCCTCTCGTCGGAGATAACGCCTGAAAGCAGTATATTATTCAACAGAGATGTAACGGACAGGATCCAGAAGATCGCACCTTTTCTTATGCTTGATTCTGACCCTTATGTGGTTATTTCAAAGGAAGGAAAACTATACTGGATCGTAGATGCCTACACTGTGTCTTCCATGTTGCCCTATTCAAAACCCCTGAAAAACAGGATCAATTATATGCGTAATTCTGTTAAGGCAATAGTGGATGCCTATAATGGCACCGTTACTTTTTATATAATGAAAACAAAAGACCCTGTAATAGATGTATATAAGAATATATTTCCCGGTATGTTCAAAACAATAGATGATATGCCTACAGATTTGAAAGAACATATCCGTTTCCCCAGGGACCTATTTAAGGTTCAGGCAGCCATGTATGGTACCTATCATATGGAAGACCCAAAGGTATTTTACAATAAGGAAGACCTATGGGAGATACCTGTGCATAGCGACAAAAAGATTGAGCCCTATTACCTGATAATGAAATTACCGGAGGAAAAAAAAGAGGAGTATGTGCTACTTATGCCTTATACACCTGCAAAAAGGGATAATCTGGCAGCATGGCTTGCTGCACGCTGTGACGGTGAGCACTATGGAAGACTTGTTGTCTATACATTTCCCAGAGATAGATTGATCTTTGGACCACGACAGATAGATGCCAGGATCGACCAAGACTCTTATATATCCCAGCAACTCACCTTATGGGGACAAAGAGGCTCACAGGTTATAAGGGGTAGGTTATTGATTATACCCATAGAATCATCCCTTTTGTATATACAACCACTGTATCTTGCCGCTGAGGACAAAGGAGGATTGCCTGAATTAAGGCGTGTTATCGTTGCATATGAAAATGAGGTAGTAATGGAAGAAAACTTAGAGCAATGTCTCAATAGGCTCTTTGGTAGTAAAAGGGCACCTGCGTCTATCAACGATACAAAGAGAGAAGATGTCGTTATAAAGAAAAAAGACCTATCAGAATTATCAAAAGAGGCCATGAGGATATTTGAGAAGGCAAAAGAGATGCAAAGGCAAGGCAACTGGGCAGGTTACGGTGAAGAATTAAAAAGATTGGAAGCCATACTCAAACAGATGGCATTGAAATAA
- a CDS encoding peptidylprolyl isomerase: protein MKKMIFILLFFIFLGLNTSIVNGEYKELKATVKTNKGDINLRLFPDEAPLTVLNFINLSKQGFYDNLTFHRVIPNFMIQGGCPLGTGTGGPGYRFIDEFSPKLRHNKPGILSMANAGPNTNGSQFFITHVETPWLDDHHTVFGEVIGHEDQKVVNNIVVGDRIITISIEGDYSDLARDYKDHLERWNKFLEKRR, encoded by the coding sequence ATGAAAAAAATGATTTTTATACTTTTATTTTTTATTTTTTTGGGTTTAAATACAAGTATTGTGAACGGAGAATATAAAGAACTCAAGGCAACTGTAAAGACAAATAAAGGGGATATAAACTTAAGGCTTTTTCCAGATGAGGCCCCCCTCACTGTCTTAAATTTCATAAACCTTTCAAAACAGGGTTTCTATGATAATCTTACATTTCATAGGGTGATCCCTAATTTTATGATACAGGGTGGCTGTCCCTTGGGCACAGGAACTGGTGGTCCTGGATACAGATTTATCGATGAATTTTCACCAAAATTAAGACATAATAAACCTGGCATCCTTTCTATGGCAAATGCAGGACCCAATACAAACGGTAGCCAGTTTTTCATAACCCATGTGGAAACACCTTGGCTTGACGACCATCATACTGTTTTTGGCGAGGTCATAGGCCATGAAGATCAGAAGGTGGTTAATAACATTGTAGTAGGCGACAGGATAATAACCATTAGTATTGAAGGAGATTATTCTGATCTTGCAAGGGATTATAAAGACCACCTTGAAAGGTGGAATAAGTTTCTCGAAAAAAGAAGGTAG
- a CDS encoding cation transporter produces the protein MGNHIYKTTYIVKKMDCPAEEEIIRIKLQGLWNIISIDIDIPTKKLQVYHVGDNKEITQYLDSLDLGVQLITSQKTEDKIKKGKEYYEKTRIQKGVLIQVLIINLSFFCLEMITGFMADSMGLIADSLDMLADSIVYSLSLLAVGAHESKKKMVAGVAGYFQGFLAIMGFVEVLRRFLGYGENPDFKMMIVISVLALIGNIICLNLLKRSKSREAHMQASMIFTSNDVIVNAGVIIAGILVYFTVSRIPDLIIGAIIFILVGRGSYRIIKLSR, from the coding sequence ATGGGGAATCATATCTACAAAACCACATATATAGTTAAAAAGATGGATTGCCCTGCTGAAGAGGAGATAATAAGGATTAAACTTCAGGGCTTATGGAACATCATATCCATTGATATAGATATACCTACAAAAAAGCTACAGGTTTATCATGTTGGAGATAATAAAGAGATTACCCAATATTTAGACAGCCTTGATCTCGGTGTCCAATTAATTACTTCTCAAAAGACAGAGGATAAGATAAAAAAAGGAAAAGAATATTATGAAAAGACACGAATTCAGAAAGGGGTTTTAATACAGGTTCTAATTATTAATCTTTCTTTTTTTTGCTTGGAGATGATCACAGGTTTTATGGCTGATTCCATGGGTCTTATTGCTGACAGCCTTGATATGCTGGCAGATAGTATCGTTTACAGCCTATCACTACTCGCTGTTGGCGCCCATGAATCAAAAAAGAAGATGGTGGCAGGTGTGGCGGGCTATTTTCAAGGATTCCTGGCAATAATGGGATTTGTAGAGGTTTTAAGGAGGTTTTTAGGGTATGGTGAAAATCCTGACTTTAAGATGATGATTGTAATATCTGTCCTGGCATTAATCGGTAATATCATCTGTCTAAATCTACTTAAAAGATCAAAAAGCAGAGAGGCGCATATGCAGGCAAGTATGATATTCACATCCAACGATGTGATTGTAAATGCCGGTGTAATAATTGCCGGCATACTTGTTTATTTTACTGTTTCAAGAATTCCCGACTTGATAATAGGTGCTATTATATTTATTTTAGTTGGTAGGGGTTCATACAGAATCATAAAACTATCCAGATAG
- a CDS encoding DUF2569 family protein, which produces MDEYDAEIQHKGVKGWLLLLCISLTILDPATMLLNLFIMSDIAKSLFGTNKNLFYMIFINGIFTTGLMVFSIYAGLSLWRLAVNAVMTAKRYLKSIFIYSAITILLPYIFGVSEIHYKKFGGNNWLNSIITMCYAMIWYIYLIKSKRVKWTYKHQ; this is translated from the coding sequence ATGGATGAGTATGATGCAGAGATACAACACAAGGGTGTAAAAGGATGGCTGCTTCTACTTTGTATTAGTCTTACCATACTCGATCCTGCAACCATGCTTTTAAACCTCTTTATCATGAGTGATATAGCGAAATCTCTTTTCGGAACCAACAAAAACCTGTTTTATATGATTTTTATAAATGGCATATTTACTACAGGTCTAATGGTCTTCAGTATATATGCAGGATTATCTTTATGGAGGTTGGCTGTCAATGCTGTAATGACTGCAAAAAGATATTTAAAATCCATTTTTATCTACTCTGCTATAACCATTTTATTGCCTTATATATTCGGTGTATCTGAAATTCATTACAAAAAATTTGGAGGTAATAACTGGCTCAACAGCATAATCACCATGTGTTATGCCATGATATGGTATATATATCTTATCAAATCAAAGAGGGTTAAATGGACATACAAACATCAATAA
- a CDS encoding transcriptional coactivator p15/PC4 family protein yields the protein MEIGEINKGKDKIKVALKEFKGKRYVDMRTYFENDEGEWIPTKKGITFSPDLLEDVLKILKDAKKVIEKNHG from the coding sequence ATGGAGATAGGAGAGATAAATAAAGGAAAGGACAAGATCAAGGTTGCATTGAAGGAATTCAAGGGAAAGAGATACGTTGATATGAGGACATATTTTGAAAATGATGAAGGTGAATGGATACCCACCAAAAAAGGCATCACCTTTTCACCTGATCTGTTGGAAGATGTCTTGAAAATACTGAAGGATGCAAAAAAGGTAATAGAAAAGAACCATGGATGA
- a CDS encoding AAA family ATPase: MKTNQRLIEPVSMIVLTGGPCSGKSSSLAHLTEKLSDYGFMVFVVPETATIITNSGIDRRIMDKSNQVIAYEEAIFDMQLAFEEIYKNTVTKVFPEKKKIILLDRGIMDIRAFIPEKDFKDILKRKKINEIVLRDRYTGIIHLVTAADGAMEFYTDENNPARLETPEEAVKIDMKIRECWLGHPHLKIIDNSTDFENKIARAFSAILSILDMPVPLPITKRYLVKHIDFKSLPVHQIVQIEKYFLRSKEKNEAIYIKKREQDGTPMYFLSRKILAREDELLTKDEYNKLTRLIDPKTNKIIKERICFFWNNQYFEVDRYGGHNEGTTILKVEPVETSHGKVKIDIPPFIQVYQDISEKNEYNERNMALKQKKAKII; encoded by the coding sequence ATGAAGACAAATCAACGCCTTATAGAGCCTGTTTCCATGATTGTCCTCACTGGTGGCCCATGTTCAGGTAAAAGCTCTTCCCTTGCCCATCTTACTGAAAAACTGTCAGACTATGGTTTTATGGTATTTGTGGTACCTGAAACAGCTACGATTATTACAAATAGCGGCATAGACCGCAGGATAATGGATAAATCAAACCAAGTTATTGCATATGAAGAGGCGATCTTTGATATGCAACTTGCCTTTGAAGAGATATATAAAAATACAGTAACAAAGGTATTTCCAGAAAAGAAAAAGATTATACTCCTTGATAGGGGTATTATGGACATAAGGGCATTCATACCTGAGAAAGATTTTAAAGACATATTAAAAAGGAAAAAAATAAATGAGATAGTTCTAAGGGACAGATATACAGGCATAATACATCTCGTAACAGCTGCAGATGGTGCAATGGAATTTTATACAGATGAAAATAATCCCGCAAGGCTCGAGACACCTGAAGAGGCTGTAAAGATAGACATGAAGATAAGGGAATGCTGGCTTGGACATCCTCACCTCAAGATAATAGATAACTCAACGGATTTTGAAAATAAAATAGCCAGGGCCTTTTCTGCCATATTGAGCATTTTGGATATGCCTGTTCCACTCCCTATAACCAAAAGATACCTTGTAAAACATATAGATTTTAAAAGCCTCCCTGTGCATCAGATAGTTCAAATAGAAAAATATTTTTTACGCTCAAAAGAAAAAAATGAGGCAATATACATAAAAAAAAGGGAACAAGATGGAACACCCATGTATTTCCTCTCAAGAAAGATCCTGGCCAGGGAAGATGAACTCCTCACTAAGGATGAATATAATAAACTTACAAGGCTCATAGACCCAAAGACAAACAAAATAATAAAAGAGCGTATATGCTTTTTTTGGAACAATCAGTATTTTGAGGTTGACAGATATGGCGGCCACAATGAAGGAACAACTATCTTGAAGGTAGAACCTGTTGAGACATCCCATGGCAAGGTAAAGATAGATATCCCCCCTTTTATTCAAGTTTACCAAGACATATCAGAAAAAAATGAATACAACGAAAGAAATATGGCACTTAAACAAAAAAAGGCAAAAATAATTTAA
- the thyX gene encoding FAD-dependent thymidylate synthase: protein MKRQKVVLLAYTPDPVSTVSMAARLCYSPLGIDGIKNDMTTKRQKGLVEKLLKSGHLSPLEHATFTFAVEGISRACSHQLVRHRIASYSQQSQRYVGMENRFEYIIPPSIESEPYLNKRFISLMEEIHSFYVEAVTILKEKGIKDESAYEDARFILPNATETKIILTMNARELLHFFAQRCCMRAQWEIREMAIEMLKIVRILAPEIFINAGPPCLTSRCPEGEFSCGKAEDVRMMFKNLLNKED, encoded by the coding sequence TTGAAAAGGCAAAAAGTAGTGTTGTTGGCTTATACACCTGATCCTGTAAGCACTGTTTCTATGGCAGCAAGGCTTTGTTACAGTCCATTAGGTATTGATGGCATAAAAAATGATATGACTACGAAAAGACAGAAAGGACTCGTAGAAAAACTCTTGAAGAGCGGTCATTTGAGCCCTCTTGAGCACGCTACATTTACCTTTGCAGTAGAAGGGATATCAAGGGCATGTTCCCATCAGCTTGTAAGGCACAGGATAGCATCCTACAGTCAGCAATCCCAGAGATATGTGGGAATGGAAAATAGGTTTGAATATATCATACCGCCATCCATAGAATCAGAGCCTTATCTAAATAAAAGGTTCATATCCCTTATGGAGGAGATACACAGTTTTTACGTGGAGGCAGTTACAATACTGAAAGAGAAAGGCATAAAAGACGAGTCGGCATACGAGGATGCCCGTTTTATTCTGCCCAATGCAACAGAGACAAAGATCATTTTGACCATGAATGCCAGGGAACTCCTCCATTTTTTTGCACAAAGATGCTGCATGAGGGCCCAGTGGGAGATAAGGGAGATGGCGATAGAGATGCTTAAGATCGTGAGGATATTAGCACCTGAAATATTTATAAATGCAGGACCCCCGTGTTTAACAAGCAGGTGTCCTGAAGGTGAGTTTTCCTGTGGAAAGGCAGAAGACGTTCGTATGATGTTCAAGAATCTCTTAAATAAAGAAGATTAA
- a CDS encoding helix-turn-helix domain-containing protein, with amino-acid sequence MDIGSTIRKLREKHHLKQINLANALQVSPQAVSKWEKGASLPDINILVKLSRLFNVSVDFILGLTKADRHIFNGTVLCSGLKGFARLSSTLDSKEMADYTNAIFYNLTEITLKYHGVPIKYVGDGYLCLFSGPDHEDRAVRAAIHAKKVIRREELIISINTGSVYLGLIGHPKYAITDIVGKTVNIAFLAIGWATKNASNHIVVTANVMKNLKGDYNKKIYQDVKLDFIEDTMDIYEIIDGDP; translated from the coding sequence ATGGATATAGGTTCAACTATACGTAAACTTAGAGAGAAACACCACCTGAAGCAGATAAACCTTGCTAATGCCCTCCAAGTATCCCCACAGGCTGTATCCAAATGGGAAAAGGGGGCTTCCCTACCTGATATTAACATTTTAGTAAAGTTATCAAGACTTTTTAATGTGAGCGTAGATTTTATTTTAGGGCTCACTAAGGCAGATAGACACATCTTTAATGGCACTGTTCTATGCTCAGGACTCAAAGGCTTTGCCAGGCTTTCATCAACCCTTGACTCAAAAGAGATGGCAGATTATACAAATGCCATTTTCTATAATCTCACAGAAATTACTTTAAAATATCATGGAGTCCCCATAAAATATGTAGGTGATGGTTATCTATGTCTTTTTTCAGGCCCAGACCATGAAGACAGGGCAGTGAGGGCAGCAATCCATGCAAAAAAGGTCATAAGGAGGGAAGAGTTAATCATTTCCATCAATACAGGGAGTGTATATCTTGGGCTTATAGGACATCCAAAATATGCCATAACTGATATTGTGGGAAAAACTGTAAATATTGCCTTTCTGGCTATTGGATGGGCTACAAAGAATGCATCCAACCATATTGTAGTTACAGCCAATGTAATGAAAAATCTAAAAGGTGACTATAATAAAAAGATCTATCAAGACGTGAAATTGGATTTTATTGAGGACACAATGGATATATACGAAATAATAGATGGAGATCCATAA
- a CDS encoding phosphoenolpyruvate carboxykinase (GTP): MLTSYNITNWPTKHAQLKIWVIEMAEMCQPDKIVWCDGSEEEKRLLEQEAISTGELIELDQEKWPGCVYHRTASNDVARTEHLTYICTSTKKMAGPTNNWMSPEEGYKRAGQIFYGSMRGRTMYVVPFSMGPVGSPFSKIGVELTDSIYVVLNMRIMARIGEPVLKKLGTNGRFTKCLHGKADLDDKKRLILHFPEDNTIWSVGSGYGGNVLLGKKCLALRIASYLAKSEGWLAEHMLVMGVEDPNGHIHYIAGAFPSACGKTNLAMLIPPEGLKHKGYRIWTLGDDIAWMRIDTDGRLWAINPETGFFGVAPGTNYKTNKNAMETIKKNTIFTNVLLTKDKSVWWEGMDGDVPQEGINWEGKPWKPGMVDKKGNPVFGAHPNSRFTAPISQCPSISNRIEHHHGVLIDAIIFGGRRPHTVPLVYEAFDWKHGVFLGAIMASERTAAQFGKQGEIRRDPMAMLPFCGYNMGQYFQHWLDMGKKMEKPPKIFHVNWFRIDKDGNFLWPGYGENLRVLEWIIERCKKTAGAKITPIGYVPKPEDIDLTGLDISREALEELLYVDREAWLEEAKDIERFFKTFGSDLPAELKNQLKELQERLAKS; this comes from the coding sequence ATGTTAACCAGCTATAACATTACAAATTGGCCTACCAAACATGCCCAGTTAAAGATATGGGTTATCGAGATGGCAGAGATGTGCCAACCCGACAAGATTGTATGGTGTGATGGATCAGAAGAAGAGAAAAGACTCCTTGAGCAAGAAGCAATAAGCACCGGCGAGTTAATTGAGCTTGACCAGGAAAAATGGCCGGGCTGTGTATATCACAGGACAGCTTCAAATGATGTGGCAAGGACAGAGCATTTGACGTATATATGCACCTCTACAAAAAAGATGGCAGGTCCTACCAACAATTGGATGTCTCCAGAAGAGGGATATAAGAGGGCAGGACAGATATTCTACGGCTCAATGAGGGGAAGAACCATGTATGTAGTCCCATTCTCTATGGGTCCTGTTGGTTCACCTTTTTCCAAGATAGGTGTGGAATTAACGGATAGTATCTATGTGGTTCTTAATATGCGTATCATGGCCCGTATTGGAGAACCTGTATTGAAAAAACTTGGAACTAATGGAAGATTTACAAAATGTCTTCATGGTAAAGCAGATTTGGATGATAAAAAGAGGCTCATCCTTCATTTTCCAGAAGATAATACCATATGGAGCGTTGGATCTGGTTATGGCGGCAATGTGTTATTGGGGAAAAAATGTCTTGCCTTAAGAATTGCCAGTTATCTTGCCAAATCAGAGGGCTGGCTTGCAGAACATATGCTTGTGATGGGCGTGGAAGACCCTAATGGTCATATACATTATATCGCAGGGGCATTCCCCAGTGCCTGTGGAAAGACAAATCTTGCCATGCTTATACCACCAGAAGGGCTTAAACACAAAGGCTACCGTATATGGACTTTAGGCGATGATATAGCATGGATGCGTATCGACACAGATGGCAGACTCTGGGCAATAAACCCTGAAACAGGTTTCTTTGGCGTTGCCCCTGGCACCAATTACAAAACAAACAAAAATGCCATGGAGACCATAAAAAAGAACACCATATTTACCAATGTCTTGCTTACAAAAGACAAAAGCGTATGGTGGGAAGGGATGGATGGAGATGTGCCCCAGGAAGGTATAAACTGGGAAGGAAAGCCTTGGAAACCTGGGATGGTGGATAAAAAGGGAAATCCGGTATTTGGTGCCCATCCCAACAGCCGATTTACAGCGCCTATTAGTCAGTGTCCATCTATTTCCAATCGCATAGAACATCATCACGGTGTCCTTATTGATGCCATTATCTTTGGAGGTCGTCGGCCTCATACTGTTCCTTTAGTTTATGAAGCCTTTGACTGGAAACATGGGGTATTTTTAGGTGCAATCATGGCATCAGAGCGAACAGCTGCACAGTTTGGGAAACAGGGTGAAATAAGAAGAGACCCTATGGCAATGCTGCCATTCTGCGGGTATAATATGGGTCAGTATTTTCAACACTGGCTTGATATGGGCAAAAAGATGGAGAAGCCACCAAAGATATTTCATGTGAACTGGTTCAGAATAGATAAAGATGGTAATTTCTTATGGCCAGGCTACGGAGAAAACCTCCGTGTCCTCGAGTGGATCATCGAAAGATGTAAAAAAACTGCAGGTGCCAAAATAACCCCTATAGGATATGTTCCCAAACCAGAGGACATTGACTTGACAGGACTTGATATATCCAGGGAGGCACTGGAAGAACTCCTCTATGTGGATAGAGAGGCATGGCTTGAAGAGGCAAAGGATATAGAAAGATTCTTTAAGACCTTTGGCTCAGACCTACCTGCTGAGTTGAAAAACCAGTTAAAGGAATTACAGGAAAGGCTCGCCAAAAGCTAA
- the tsaD gene encoding tRNA (adenosine(37)-N6)-threonylcarbamoyltransferase complex transferase subunit TsaD — protein MIIMGIDTSCDDTSVAILQNRNKILSNIVSSQTDFHSVFGGVVPEIASRRHVELIDNICRSAVDMAGISLNLVDAICVTNCPGLIGSVLVGLCFAKGLSLSLNKPLIGINHIEAHAMSIFLEEEVEFPFIGFVVSGGHTTFLLFHEPCRYTIIGSTRDDAAGEALDKVAKFLGIGYPGGEVIDRISKTGKRDFVMFPRPMTDEDNLDFSFSGLKTAFINWAKKNTINENNLPHVLASFQEAVIDTLWKKLLKATIRYGIKRIVIGGGVASNSRLREVLKEKSEIHGISFYFPSPINCTDNAAMVAVTGSYYLERGIISSLDIKGYSRIKMVVN, from the coding sequence ATGATTATAATGGGTATAGATACATCCTGCGATGATACATCTGTGGCAATATTACAAAACAGGAACAAAATACTATCTAATATTGTATCAAGTCAGACAGATTTCCACAGTGTCTTCGGAGGAGTTGTCCCTGAGATTGCATCGAGAAGACACGTAGAACTCATAGATAACATCTGCAGATCTGCTGTAGATATGGCAGGTATATCTCTGAATCTCGTAGATGCCATATGCGTCACTAACTGTCCAGGGCTCATAGGCTCTGTCCTCGTGGGGCTTTGTTTTGCAAAAGGACTGTCGCTCTCCTTAAATAAACCCTTAATAGGTATAAATCATATAGAAGCACATGCCATGAGCATATTTCTCGAAGAGGAGGTAGAGTTTCCATTTATCGGTTTTGTAGTATCAGGGGGACACACAACCTTTCTTCTTTTTCATGAACCATGCAGATATACTATTATTGGCAGCACAAGGGATGATGCAGCAGGGGAGGCATTAGACAAAGTAGCAAAATTTTTAGGCATCGGTTATCCTGGCGGGGAGGTAATAGACAGAATATCAAAGACAGGAAAAAGAGATTTTGTAATGTTCCCAAGACCTATGACAGATGAGGATAATCTTGATTTTAGCTTCAGCGGTCTTAAGACTGCCTTTATAAACTGGGCAAAGAAAAACACCATAAACGAAAACAATCTCCCCCATGTCCTCGCATCCTTCCAGGAGGCAGTTATAGATACCTTATGGAAAAAGTTATTAAAGGCAACGATTAGATATGGAATAAAAAGAATTGTCATTGGCGGAGGCGTTGCATCAAATTCAAGACTTAGAGAAGTTCTCAAGGAAAAGTCAGAAATCCATGGCATCTCTTTTTATTTTCCCTCACCCATCAACTGCACTGATAATGCTGCCATGGTTGCAGTGACAGGGTCATATTATCTTGAAAGGGGTATCATTTCATCTCTTGATATAAAAGGGTATTCAAGGATTAAGATGGTGGTCAACTAA